The Pichia kudriavzevii chromosome 3, complete sequence nucleotide sequence CCGACGGGGAATTGCTAGTTCCTAGCGGTGAGTTTTTATTGGCAGAAGGTTGTGGTGGTTGCTGTTGTAGTTGTCCCAGCATATTAGAAAACTCTGCAAATTGAGGTGCCGGCTCATTTTTCCTACCTTGTTGTGTATACGTACTGTTGTACTGATTTTCCAATCGTTTCCTGTTGTCACTTTCCAATATTCGTAACCCTTCGCCATACTCCTTCATGCTTTCATTAGGATACTGCCTTTTATTCCCGCTGACAGGGGGATAAACAGGACCTGCTTGCAAACTAGCCGGTGTCATCATCTGATTCTGCTGAGATGCTAGATGCGGGTTTGTAAATTGGCCTTGCACGGGATGCATATCTGGGTTAGCCGGTGTTGGTGCTTGTGAATGTGGtcttgaaaagtttgaCGTCACGTTTACAGTGGATGGGCTTACAGCATCACAGTCAACCCTCTGCCGTTTATGAGAAGAGACTTTCTTCATGTTTTCTCTTAGAACTGTTTGTTGTGGTACTTTTGCCTGCACTTGCGCTTGCGTCTGAAAGTGAGTTTGAGCTTGCACTTGAAGATGTGCTTGCGCCTGCGCCTGCGCCTGAGCTTGGGCTTGTGCTTGGGCTTGTGCTTGGGCTTGGGCTTGGGCTTGGGCTTGAAGTTGGGCATGagcttgtgcttgtgcttgGGCTTGAAGCTGGGCTTGCGCCTGTGCTTGTGCCTGTGCTTGCATTTGAGCTTGCACCTGTGCATGTGTTGAGGCTTGCGAAAGAGCCTGTGATTGCGGAAGCAACtgttgtggttgttgttgctggtgctggtgctggtgctgttgctgttgcatcatcatctgTTGGGACGGATGAATCATATTTGGGGGATAGGGAGCATTAGGGTGAACGATTTGGCTATGCTGATTGGCCATCATATTTTGAGGAGGCATTGGATTTCTTGGATCATTGATAACAGTGGGTCCATTCATTCCGCTTGGAACGTTATTAGGAGAACCACTTTGAGCGAATAcgagttgttgttgttgttgttgatgcatgatctgttgttgttgttgttgattcGGAAGGTTATAACTTCTAGAATTATTCGTTGGAGGTACGACATGGGACTGTGGGGAGCCTGTAAAATGGGTTGATGTTGCAGAGTTTGGGACTGTAGAATTTTCAAGCTGCTGTACCCTTTGTATTTGGGCACTGGATGCCTGTTTATGAACCTGAGGTTGTTGTGGCTGCGATTGCGGTTGTATTTGCGGTTGTGGTTGCGGCTGTTGGCCTTCACCTTGGATTTGGCCctgatggtgatggtgttgcagctgttgttgttgttgttgtacCTGAGATTGAGGTTGCTGGTTGTGATTCTGATTCTGATTAAggtggtgttgttgttgtggcTGGAGATTCATCGGACGAGAATTTTGAGGTTTCTTAGCAAAATCATTTGGAGAGTTTGCCTTACTGTTTCTTAAACCCGTAGTTGACGGAGTTTGACTTGAAAGAGGGTGCTGTAGGTCCACCTGAGGtggatgttgaagatgaggagCCACTGCAGTTCCTGCTGGAGCTATAGCCGAAGTGGGAGAGCCTGAATTAGGGaactgttgttgatgaggAGAATGGATTGATGGTTGTTGGGAGAGATGAGGTTGAggttgtttgtttgtgtGTAATTGCTGTGACTGTTGTAGATGTAATTGGGATTGTTGTAGATGTGGTTGGATATTCTGAGGATTGGTCTGTCCTGGAGCCAGCTGTTGAGGGTGAATTGGTCTTCTTTGATTCCAAGGACCATTCTGTTGCATTGCATGTTGGTGAGGCATTTGATGGTGTTGGACATGCTGAGGTAATTGTGAGTTGTTAATCCTCAAGGAATCATGCCTTTGTTTTAAAGTAACCAATTGATAATACTGGGAGACATCAGTAGAAGATCCTGGATCATTTCTGGATTTGTATATTTCCCAAAACATTTGCCACCACTCCACTAGAAATCCACTGGGAGTGTCTATTGACATCTCTGGTTTTGGTAGTTCCGTTGGTTTCTTATTTAAAAGGTAgaatttgtcaattttcCCCGTATCGGATACAATTGGAATATCAGCCTCTCTAAGAAAAGCCGCAGCACTGGATTTAAGGCCCGATTTGAGTAGAAAGTCATAAATG carries:
- a CDS encoding uncharacterized protein (PKUD0C09600; similar to Saccharomyces cerevisiae YER109C (FLO8); ancestral locus Anc_7.406); translation: MDPDKHSFPHTPSEPAVKDSAASTTKELLNAYIYDFLLKSGLKSSAAAFLREADIPIVSDTGKIDKFYLLNKKPTELPKPEMSIDTPSGFLVEWWQMFWEIYKSRNDPGSSTDVSQYYQLVTLKQRHDSLRINNSQLPQHVQHHQMPHQHAMQQNGPWNQRRPIHPQQLAPGQTNPQNIQPHLQQSQLHLQQSQQLHTNKQPQPHLSQQPSIHSPHQQQFPNSGSPTSAIAPAGTAVAPHLQHPPQVDLQHPLSSQTPSTTGLRNSKANSPNDFAKKPQNSRPMNLQPQQQHHLNQNQNHNQQPQSQVQQQQQQLQHHHHQGQIQGEGQQPQPQPQIQPQSQPQQPQVHKQASSAQIQRVQQLENSTVPNSATSTHFTGSPQSHVVPPTNNSRSYNLPNQQQQQQIMHQQQQQQLVFAQSGSPNNVPSGMNGPTVINDPRNPMPPQNMMANQHSQIVHPNAPYPPNMIHPSQQMMMQQQQHQHQHQQQQPQQLLPQSQALSQASTHAQVQAQMQAQAQAQAQAQLQAQAQAQAHAQLQAQAQAQAQAQAQAQAQAQAQAQAQAHLQVQAQTHFQTQAQVQAKVPQQTVLRENMKKVSSHKRQRVDCDAVSPSTVNVTSNFSRPHSQAPTPANPDMHPVQGQFTNPHLASQQNQMMTPASLQAGPVYPPVSGNKRQYPNESMKEYGEGLRILESDNRKRLENQYNSTYTQQGRKNEPAPQFAEFSNMLGQLQQQPPQPSANKNSPLGTSNSPSVKSPLNKRTSVSGTTPLSNGLNSNVQNGGNLLSVSIAQSTSNKKKQARKKTSSSVPVTPATPNAPPTPQNAKASTPTAQGTTISRRGRKKTQGSTASTPHIKDELTSVTEGVTTDLNDVDNGKNHNDTKLGKKHGNVKKEDHSQPSQPQRPNDPSNPGFDDPQLLGDFNNSEQFFDFGLYTGEEGSEMLQDFFQ